TTTTATTAAAGATAATCAGAGATGTAAAAATTTCAGCGGACTATCTTCAAAGAAAAATCGCTCCAAACATATCAAACTTGCAACCAGAGCTTTGTTATTGACTTCTTTCTGAACAACATAGCCATAAATTGAGAAAAACTGTAAAATTTTTAGAGGATTTTTTTAAACGTCATGATTGTTATTGTCCATACAGTGATATTACATGAATCCTCTCATGCGAAACGGAGGAAAAATGATCAAAAGAAAATTAGGAAACAGCGATATTGAGGTCAGCGCAATAGGCGCAGGATGCTGGGCTATAGGCGGACCTTTCTGGCACGACGGCTGGGTGGGATACGGAGACGTAGACGATGAAGAATCCATAAAATCTCTAAGGAAGGCATTGGAACTCGGGGTGAATTTTTTCGATACTTCCGATGCATACGGTTGCGGCAGAAGCGAAAAAATAATCGGAGAGGTGTTATCGAAAAAAAGAAATGAAGTCGTTATTGCGACCAAATTCGGCTACGTCTCTGCTGAAAACGAGGCAAAAATAATCGGAGAAAATGCTTCTCCGGCCTATATCAAGAAAGCCTGCGAATCTTCTCTTAAAAGGCTCAAAACTGATTATATTGATCTGTACCAGTTCCACATACACGATTACGACATGGAAAAAGCCGGAGAGGTCAGGGATTTTCTTGAAGAATTGGTCTCCATAGGCATGGTAAGGAAATACGGCTGGAGTACGGCTGATCCAGAAAGAGCTAAAATATTTTCAGAGGGTAAAAACTGTGTTTCTTTTCAGTTTGGTTTGAACGCATTAAGAGAAGATCCATTAATGGTTGATTTCTGCGAGAAGAATTCGATGACTGCGATAAACAGAGGCCCTCTCGCGATGGGAGTCCTCACGGGTAAATTCGACGAAAACACCGAATTCCCAGAAAACGATATGCGCAGGCGGTTCGGACTGAATTTTAAGGAAGGACACCTCGCGGAAAGAGTCAAACTCATTGAGAAAATACGAGGAATAATGACTAAAGAAGGAAAATCACTCGTCCAGGGCATGCTTTCGTGGATATTGGCGAGAAGCCCGACAACGCTTCCCATACCGGGATTTAAAAACGAAAAACAGATAATCGAAAATTCCCTCACTCTTTCTTTCGGAGCCATGAAAAAAGAAGATTACGAAGAAGTAAACAGGATTACAGGAAGAGAGTTCTGATATCAGGCTTATTTGACAATTATTCGTTTAAAAAAATTGATATTCTGTTTTCAGAGTAATTCGTGACGGCGATGTCTGTATCGCCGTCGTTGTCGAAATCTGCTGCGCAAATCGCCCTCGGTTCCTCTCCGGATTCTCCTTCATACCCGATGACAAAAAGACCTTCTCCTGTATTCGTATAAATCCTAATTTTTTCGTCCTGGCTGCTTATGACCGCAAAATCTGAATCTTTGTCGCCGTCGAAATCGGCGAACACCAAATCTTCGGGTCTGTCTCCCCCTTCATAAACGGCTGTTCTGACAAAATTCCCGCCGCCGTCGTTTGAAAACACCTGGACTTCATCGTCCGCCGCGCATGCGACGGCAAAGTCATCATCTCCGTCTTTGTCAATGTCCGAGAGGTCTACTGCCTTCGGCCAGTCTCCGCAGGATATTTTGACAGGTTCGCGAAAAACGCCGCCGTCGTTGACCAAGATCATAATTTTATTTTTCCAGGCGTCACATACCAAAAGATCAAAACTTCCGTCGCCGTTTACGTCGGCGGGGCAAATCGCCGAAGGGCTTTTCTGCGCTCCGTAAGGGACTCCCTCGCCGAAATATCCATCCCCGAGGTTGGTAAAAATTCTTACTGTCCCCGAGTAATAATTCGCGACTGCCATGTCCGCATAACCGTCTCCGTCAAAATCGGCGGCGCATAAAGCTTTAGGGTCCTGTCCTGAATAGTATCTACTGCATTGGTAAAACGAATCAAAACACGTTCCTAAAAAAACCGAAACATGGGATATCTTTTCAGCGACGGCTATATCCAAAAAACCGTCTCTGTCAAAATCTGCAGAAGTTATATCAAAAGATCCGTCTCCGGCTAAAAAAGCCAGCGGAGGGTCAAAAGAGCCTTCCCTGTTGAAAATTAAATAGACGTTTTCACCGAGGAGTTGGACTCCGGCCACAGCGAGATCCGTGAAACCGTCATTGTTGAAGTCTCCGGAGCATATTCCGAAAGGAAAAACTCCTCCTCTAATTTCATTTCTTCTCCATTCAGGATAAGCGGATGTAGATAAAAGTATAAAAACGACGAAAAATATTGTTGATTTGTATTTCGACAAGATAAGAAAATTTTCTTCGTTATTGATTATTCATACATTTTGGAAACATCGAAGAGGGTCAATTTCAAGCTGTCCATGTCGAAAACGGTCGCTATGCCCCCGTTTATGCCGAGCAATTGAGAATTCTCCCCGAAACCCAGTTTAACCCTTTTCAGATAATTGCCTTGATCGTCAAAAACGTCTATTGTGCTGTAGGCGTACTCATCCGAAGCAGCAAGCACCAGCAGCCTTTCTTTTTCCCTGTCGTATGAAACAAAGTAGAAAGGAGGTTGGGTCTCCCTGATTTTATCTTCCAGGTATTCCTTGTATTGTCCTGCCCTCTCGAATATTAGGTCTATAGCCTCCTGCGGGAAAGGCAGGGGTTCATAACTGACTGAAAAACCGCCAATCGCGGAGTCTTCCATTGTGTATTTGTATATCGTGTATTCTTCGGTAAATCCCCACCAAATCGTGTCTCCTTTTCCTGCCGCCAAAACTTTCATGGGCGGAGGGAGTTTAGC
This candidate division WOR-3 bacterium DNA region includes the following protein-coding sequences:
- a CDS encoding aldo/keto reductase, with protein sequence MIKRKLGNSDIEVSAIGAGCWAIGGPFWHDGWVGYGDVDDEESIKSLRKALELGVNFFDTSDAYGCGRSEKIIGEVLSKKRNEVVIATKFGYVSAENEAKIIGENASPAYIKKACESSLKRLKTDYIDLYQFHIHDYDMEKAGEVRDFLEELVSIGMVRKYGWSTADPERAKIFSEGKNCVSFQFGLNALREDPLMVDFCEKNSMTAINRGPLAMGVLTGKFDENTEFPENDMRRRFGLNFKEGHLAERVKLIEKIRGIMTKEGKSLVQGMLSWILARSPTTLPIPGFKNEKQIIENSLTLSFGAMKKEDYEEVNRITGREF
- a CDS encoding VCBS repeat-containing protein, with protein sequence MSKYKSTIFFVVFILLSTSAYPEWRRNEIRGGVFPFGICSGDFNNDGFTDLAVAGVQLLGENVYLIFNREGSFDPPLAFLAGDGSFDITSADFDRDGFLDIAVAEKISHVSVFLGTCFDSFYQCSRYYSGQDPKALCAADFDGDGYADMAVANYYSGTVRIFTNLGDGYFGEGVPYGAQKSPSAICPADVNGDGSFDLLVCDAWKNKIMILVNDGGVFREPVKISCGDWPKAVDLSDIDKDGDDDFAVACAADDEVQVFSNDGGGNFVRTAVYEGGDRPEDLVFADFDGDKDSDFAVISSQDEKIRIYTNTGEGLFVIGYEGESGEEPRAICAADFDNDGDTDIAVTNYSENRISIFLNE